Sequence from the Pseudomonadota bacterium genome:
ATTGGGGAGAGAACGTGATGAGCGCGTCCACGCCGGGATGCCCCTCGAGACAGGCATGACCCGCGGGTGACGCCACGACGGTGACGTGCGCGTCGCGCCAGTGCGTCCGGATGGCGCGCAGCAGGGGCGTGGTGAGAACCGTGTCGCCCAGGCCGTCGAGCCGAACGATGAGGAAGCGGGTGGCCACGCGTGTGGTCTCAGCGGGCTGGCGCCTGGGGCGTCGGTTCGATGTCGGCGTCGATGTTTCGGTCGACCTTGGGGGTGATTCCCTGACGCTTCAGCCGAAGCGTGTCGATGATGGTTTCGAAGTAGACGTAGATGATGAGCTGCTGCGCGCACCACAGGCGAAATCCGGTCAGCACCTCGTTGGGGCCGTTGAAGACAACCGATCGATAGTACCGCTCGACGTAGCCGCCCATCGAGAACATGCGGTGGGCAATCAGGCGGGGCGTGTGAAGGCCAGTGGCCAGCTTCACGCGCAGCGTGGGATGCTTGTCGACGAAGATGACCGCCGTGCGGGCCTTCGACTGGGTCTGCTTGCACAGGCGCCGCACATCGTCTGGCGTCCATCGCGGCTTGATGTGATAGACGATGGCTTTCTTGTTGTACTTCATGCCGAGGCCGAGCGCCTTGAGGCGCATGCCCAGCTCGAGATCCTCCCAGCCGTACTCGAGGAAGTCTTCATCGAACATGCCAGCCTGCAGCAGGTGCTTGCGGCTTGCCGACACGTTGCTGGTCCAGAAGAAGGCGGTGGAGATGTCCTGCATGTTGAACTGCGGGCCGGTGATGTTCTCGAGGTCGTGGATGTGATTGACCCAGCCGCGAACCACGTGATCCATGTGCCGCTCGTGCGTCTTCACGTGCTCGGCCAGCAGGTTGGGAGAGGCCACGATGTCGTCATCGATGAAGAGCACGATCTGACCGTTGGCATGCCGGATGCCCTGGTTCCTCCCCTTGGCCAGGCCGCTGTTCTGCTGGTGGACATAGGTCAGGGGGCACGGAGGGTCGAGTGACTTCACGTACTCGCCGGTCCCGTCGGTGGACCCGTCATCGATCAGGACGATCTCATACTGGTCCTTGGGAAAGCGCTGCGCGAAGAGCGCCTCAAGGGCCCTCTCCAGGAGCTTTTTTCGATTGTACGTGCACATTTGGACGGATATTCTTATTGACAATTCTTTCCGTCTCCCCGGCGGTGTTGGGTGGAGGTGAAGGGGCAGTCACGGCAGGCGCTCGCGCGGGGGTCGCGCTGGGAGCGGATTCTTCAGAGGCGACGCGATCACGCTCTTCCTCGAGCGAGCGCAGGTAGTTGTATCGAAAGATGCGAGCCTCGTAGAAGGCCCGCTTCTGGGGGGGCAGCTCGTCCGGGTCTTCCTGCCACTTCTCGAGACAGTACTGGTAGAGCTTCTCGTTGGCCTGGAGCTTGTTCCACCAGCGCAGCCAGGGGTGCAGCCCGGTGGCCAGCGCCACCTTCCAGTGGGGATGCTTCTGGTAGTAGGCCACGGCGCTTCTCCCCAGCTCACGCGCCTGGCGCATCATTCCGTCGAGCTGATCTCTCTGCAGCTCGGGTTTGTAGTGGTAGACCATGGCCTGCTGGTTGAAGTGCATCGTCCAGCCCTTCTCGCGCAGGCGCCAGCCGATCTCGTTGTCTTCGAAGCCGTACTCGACGAAGCTCTCGTCGAAACCGCCGATGTCGACCAGGGCGAACTTGCTCACGGAGGCATTGCACGTGCAGAAGAAGGCCGCGGAGAAGTCTCGCCACGACACCGCTCGCCCCTCGGGGATTCGATGCTCGGTCACATTGATGATGGGGCCGCGGATGACCGAGTGGCGATGCTTGCGGTGCCATTCCATGTGCTCGTTCAGCAGCTCCGGTGGCGCGATGATGTCGTCGTCGACGAACAGGATGTGATCGCCCGTCGCTTCCTTGATGCCCCGGTTGCGAGCCGCCGAGCGCCCGGCGTGCGGGATCTTGTAGTACTGGTGGCCGCAGAGGAAGCCCATGTCCTTGACCACCTGCTCGGTGTGGTCGGTGGAGCCATCGTCGATGATGACGATCTCGTACTCGTGGATGTCGAAGAGCTGGTTGCGGCCCAGGCTGTCGAGCGCCACGCGGAGGATATCTGCGCGGTTGTAGGTGCAGATGACCACGCTCAGCTTGAGGTTCTTCACGATCTCACCCCTCCGGGAGCGTTTCTCTCCGAAGGCTCTTCAGACCTGCGTGCGCGGGCGATGAGCTGCGAGCTCGATCTGCCGTCGACCAGGGGAAAGATCTGTATCTCCGCGTTCAAGGCCTGCAGCACAGCGTGCTCGGGAAGCTGCTCTGGCACGTAGTCACCGCCCTTGACATGCACGTGCGGTCTCAGCACCTGAAGGGTCTCGATGGGCGTGTCTTCGTCGAACACGGTCACGTACGATACACACTCGAGTGCAGCCAGCACTTCGGCTCTGTCAGACTCAGACACGACAGGACGGGTGGGACCCTTGAGGCGACGCACAGAGTCATCGGAGTTGATGGCGACCACGAGCACGTCGCCCATCGCTCGGGCGCGCTGCAGCAGGCGTACATGACCGATGTGGAGCAGATCGTAGCAGCCGTTGGTGAAAACGATGCGGCGCTCGTGGCGCTGCGCGTCGAGCGCCGCGGCAAGCGCGTCCCGGTTGAGCACCTTCGTCATTCGAGATCACGAAGGGCGGCCACGATCTCGTCGACCTCTACCGTGGCCGTGCCCACCTTCTGCACCACGACCGCGGCAGCAAGGTTGGCGAGCTGCGTGGCTTCGAGCATCGTTGCGCCCGCCACGAGGCACAGGGTGAGCACCGAGACCACGGTGTCGCCCGCGCCGCTCACGTCGTAGACCTGACGCGCCAGTGCCTGGACGTGGTGGGCGGAGTCGAGGGTCACGAGCGACATGCCGCGGTGACCGCGCGTGATGAGCACGGCAGACGGGTTCATCTGCGCGATCATGGCGCGCCCCGCGGCTTCCGTGCCGGACTCGGTGTCGCACGGGATGGCCGTTGCGCCATGGGCTTCGCGCTCGTTCACCGCGAGCAGCGTCACGTTGCCGAACATGGTCACGTTCTCGGGCTTGGGCTGCGCCACCACGGGAATTCCCTTGCGCTGGGCCCGCTCGAGCAGGGGGTCGACGAGTGACGGGACGAGCACCCCTTTGTTGTAATCGGAGAAGAGCACAGCATCGCAGTCGCCCAGGCTGTCGCCCACGGCATCGAGAAGAACGGTCGACGTGCTGCCATCGATGCGGTCGCGACACTCCGCGTCTGCTCTCACGACCTGCTGGCTGTGCGCGATGATGCGGGTCTTCGTAGTTGTCGGCCGCCCGTCGAGGGCGTGCAGGGCCTCTGCCCGCGCCCCTTCTTCGACGAGCATCTGGCGGAGGCGACGACCGTTGTCGTCGTC
This genomic interval carries:
- the rfaE1 gene encoding D-glycero-beta-D-manno-heptose-7-phosphate kinase yields the protein MSRAPVSESRAREIFSRFRSMRVLVVGDCMLDHWLWGTVHRISPEAPVPVVDIERSTYTAGGAANVVHNLCKLGAGCAIMGTVGDDDNGRRLRQMLVEEGARAEALHALDGRPTTTKTRIIAHSQQVVRADAECRDRIDGSTSTVLLDAVGDSLGDCDAVLFSDYNKGVLVPSLVDPLLERAQRKGIPVVAQPKPENVTMFGNVTLLAVNEREAHGATAIPCDTESGTEAAGRAMIAQMNPSAVLITRGHRGMSLVTLDSAHHVQALARQVYDVSGAGDTVVSVLTLCLVAGATMLEATQLANLAAAVVVQKVGTATVEVDEIVAALRDLE
- a CDS encoding glycosyltransferase; the protein is MCTYNRKKLLERALEALFAQRFPKDQYEIVLIDDGSTDGTGEYVKSLDPPCPLTYVHQQNSGLAKGRNQGIRHANGQIVLFIDDDIVASPNLLAEHVKTHERHMDHVVRGWVNHIHDLENITGPQFNMQDISTAFFWTSNVSASRKHLLQAGMFDEDFLEYGWEDLELGMRLKALGLGMKYNKKAIVYHIKPRWTPDDVRRLCKQTQSKARTAVIFVDKHPTLRVKLATGLHTPRLIAHRMFSMGGYVERYYRSVVFNGPNEVLTGFRLWCAQQLIIYVYFETIIDTLRLKRQGITPKVDRNIDADIEPTPQAPAR
- a CDS encoding glycosyl transferase, translating into MATRFLIVRLDGLGDTVLTTPLLRAIRTHWRDAHVTVVASPAGHACLEGHPGVDALITFSPQ
- the rfaE2 gene encoding D-glycero-beta-D-manno-heptose 1-phosphate adenylyltransferase translates to MTKVLNRDALAAALDAQRHERRIVFTNGCYDLLHIGHVRLLQRARAMGDVLVVAINSDDSVRRLKGPTRPVVSESDRAEVLAALECVSYVTVFDEDTPIETLQVLRPHVHVKGGDYVPEQLPEHAVLQALNAEIQIFPLVDGRSSSQLIARARRSEEPSERNAPGGVRS
- a CDS encoding glycosyltransferase family 2 protein; the encoded protein is MVKNLKLSVVICTYNRADILRVALDSLGRNQLFDIHEYEIVIIDDGSTDHTEQVVKDMGFLCGHQYYKIPHAGRSAARNRGIKEATGDHILFVDDDIIAPPELLNEHMEWHRKHRHSVIRGPIINVTEHRIPEGRAVSWRDFSAAFFCTCNASVSKFALVDIGGFDESFVEYGFEDNEIGWRLREKGWTMHFNQQAMVYHYKPELQRDQLDGMMRQARELGRSAVAYYQKHPHWKVALATGLHPWLRWWNKLQANEKLYQYCLEKWQEDPDELPPQKRAFYEARIFRYNYLRSLEEERDRVASEESAPSATPARAPAVTAPSPPPNTAGETERIVNKNIRPNVHVQSKKAPGEGP